A region from the Pseudomonas cucumis genome encodes:
- a CDS encoding YbaY family lipoprotein translates to MKKLSLVLLTTLLGACQSTHPTANASLDGEVFYLQRIALPPSATLSVSLQDVSLADAPAVVLAEQKGPVKGQVPLPFHLSYDPAQVKPGHRYSVSARIEVNGELMFITTENHAVQLDGKDPQPLKIRVDAAR, encoded by the coding sequence ATGAAAAAACTCTCTCTCGTCCTGCTGACTACCCTGCTCGGTGCCTGCCAGTCGACACACCCGACCGCCAACGCCAGCCTCGACGGCGAAGTGTTCTACCTGCAACGCATCGCTCTGCCACCGAGCGCGACCTTGAGCGTCAGCTTACAAGATGTGTCCTTGGCCGACGCACCGGCGGTAGTGCTCGCCGAGCAGAAAGGCCCGGTCAAAGGCCAGGTGCCGTTGCCGTTCCATTTGAGCTACGATCCGGCGCAGGTCAAACCCGGCCATCGCTACTCGGTCAGCGCCCGCATCGAAGTCAATGGCGAGCTGATGTTCATCACCACTGAAAATCACGCGGTGCAACTGGACGGCAAAGATCCGCAGCCACTGAAAATCCGCGTCGACGCAGCCCGCTAA
- the plsB gene encoding glycerol-3-phosphate 1-O-acyltransferase PlsB, with protein MTRSPFRRLVFGTLRRLLYLWVRSETINQSSFTLNLDRSRPVFYVLQNPSLTDLAVVDTECSKAGLPRPVLPVSVGALVEPAAFFYLTPEPDWLGRQDKRGAPPTLTRLVSALSQNAVEDAQIIPVSVFWGQSPDSESSPWKLLFADSWAVTGRLRRLLSIIVLGRKTRVQFSAPIHLRELIDHNKGHERTVRMAQRILRVHFRNLKAAVIGPDISHRRNLVKGLLNQPLVKQAILDEAERENISPEKAKAQALRYGNEIASDYTYTAIRFLEVVLSWFWNKIYDGIKVNHIEGVQKVAQGHEVIYVPCHRSHIDYLLLSYLLFRNGLTPPHIAAGINLNMPVIGSLLRRGGAFFMRRTFKGNPLYTSVFNEYLHTLFTKGFPVEYFVEGGRSRTGRMLQPKTGMLAITLRSFLRSSRMPIVFIPVYIGYERVLEGRTYLGELRGASKKKESIFDIFKVIGALKQRFGQVAVNFGEPIKLAEFLDSEQPDWRQQELGPQFKPAWLNETTNRLGEKVAQHLNEAAAINPVNLVALALLSTSRLALDDRAMARVLDLYLALLRKVPYSPHTTLPEGDGRALIEHVKDMNLLSEQSDALGKILYLDEQNAVLMTYYRNNVLHIFALPSLLASFFQSTSRMSREQILRYTRALYPYLQSELFIRWTLDELDGVVDQWLEAFVEQGLLRFEKDVYLRPAPSSRHFVLLTLLSKSIAQTLQRFYMTVSLLLNSGQNSISAEELEDLCTVMAQRLSILHGLNAPEFFDKSLFRHFIQTMLDLDVLRRDEAGKLSYHELLGELAEGAAKRVLPAEIRLSIRQVALHRSEDAADQVAAPAQTV; from the coding sequence ATGACCCGTTCCCCGTTCCGCCGTCTTGTGTTTGGCACCCTGCGCCGACTGCTGTACCTCTGGGTTCGCTCGGAGACGATTAACCAGTCGTCGTTCACCCTCAACCTCGACCGCAGCCGGCCGGTGTTCTACGTCCTGCAAAATCCTTCGCTGACCGACCTCGCCGTGGTCGATACCGAATGCAGCAAGGCCGGCCTGCCGCGCCCGGTGTTGCCGGTATCGGTGGGTGCGTTGGTAGAACCCGCGGCGTTCTTTTACCTGACACCGGAGCCCGACTGGCTCGGCCGTCAGGACAAGCGCGGTGCACCACCGACCCTGACCCGCCTGGTCAGCGCCCTGAGCCAGAACGCCGTCGAAGACGCGCAGATCATTCCGGTCAGCGTGTTCTGGGGCCAGTCGCCGGACAGCGAATCGAGCCCGTGGAAACTGTTGTTCGCCGACAGCTGGGCGGTCACCGGGCGTTTACGCCGGCTGCTGAGCATCATCGTGCTGGGGCGCAAGACCCGGGTGCAGTTCTCGGCGCCGATTCATTTGCGTGAATTGATCGATCACAACAAAGGCCACGAACGCACCGTGCGCATGGCCCAGCGGATTCTGCGGGTGCACTTTCGCAACCTGAAAGCCGCGGTGATCGGCCCGGACATTTCCCACCGCCGTAATCTGGTCAAAGGCCTGCTCAATCAGCCCTTGGTCAAACAGGCAATCCTCGACGAAGCCGAGCGCGAGAACATCTCGCCGGAAAAAGCCAAAGCCCAGGCCTTGCGCTATGGCAATGAGATCGCCTCGGACTACACCTACACCGCGATCCGTTTTCTGGAAGTGGTACTGAGCTGGTTCTGGAACAAGATCTACGACGGTATCAAGGTCAACCACATCGAAGGTGTGCAGAAGGTCGCCCAAGGTCACGAAGTGATCTACGTGCCGTGCCACCGCAGCCACATCGACTATTTGCTGCTCTCGTATCTGCTGTTCCGCAACGGCCTGACCCCGCCGCACATCGCCGCCGGGATCAACCTCAACATGCCGGTGATCGGCAGCCTGCTACGGCGTGGCGGCGCGTTCTTCATGCGCCGCACCTTCAAGGGCAACCCGCTTTACACCTCAGTGTTCAACGAATACCTGCACACCCTGTTCACCAAGGGCTTCCCGGTCGAGTACTTCGTCGAGGGCGGCCGTTCGCGCACCGGACGCATGCTGCAACCGAAAACCGGGATGCTCGCGATCACTCTGCGCAGCTTTCTGCGGTCGTCGCGGATGCCGATCGTGTTCATTCCGGTGTACATCGGCTACGAGCGCGTGCTGGAAGGCCGCACCTACCTTGGCGAATTGCGTGGCGCGAGCAAGAAGAAAGAATCGATCTTCGACATTTTCAAAGTCATCGGCGCACTCAAACAGCGCTTCGGTCAGGTCGCGGTCAACTTCGGTGAGCCGATCAAACTGGCGGAATTCCTCGACAGCGAGCAGCCAGACTGGCGCCAACAGGAACTCGGTCCGCAATTCAAACCGGCCTGGCTCAACGAAACCACCAACCGTCTCGGCGAGAAAGTCGCACAGCATTTGAATGAAGCGGCGGCGATCAATCCGGTGAATCTGGTAGCCCTGGCGTTGCTGTCCACCAGCCGTCTCGCCCTGGACGATCGCGCCATGGCGCGGGTGCTCGATTTGTACCTGGCGCTGTTGCGCAAAGTCCCCTACTCGCCGCACACCACCCTCCCGGAGGGCGACGGTCGGGCGCTGATCGAGCACGTGAAGGACATGAACCTGCTGTCCGAACAAAGCGATGCGCTGGGCAAAATTCTGTACCTGGACGAACAAAACGCCGTCCTGATGACCTACTACCGCAACAACGTACTGCACATCTTCGCGTTGCCGTCGTTGCTGGCGAGTTTCTTCCAGAGCACCTCGCGCATGAGCCGCGAGCAGATCCTGCGCTACACCCGCGCGCTGTATCCGTACTTGCAATCAGAGCTGTTCATTCGCTGGACGCTGGATGAACTCGATGGCGTGGTCGATCAATGGCTCGAAGCCTTCGTCGAGCAAGGCCTGCTGCGTTTCGAGAAAGACGTGTACCTGCGTCCGGCACCGAGTTCGCGACATTTCGTACTGCTGACGCTGCTGTCAAAAAGCATCGCCCAGACCTTGCAGCGCTTCTATATGACCGTTTCCTTGCTGCTCAACAGCGGCCAGAACAGCATCAGCGCCGAAGAGCTCGAAGACCTGTGCACGGTCATGGCCCAGCGCCTGTCGATCCTCCACGGCCTGAACGCCCCGGAATTCTTCGACAAGAGCCTGTTCCGTCACTTCATCCAGACGATGCTGGACCTCGACGTGCTGCGCCGCGACGAAGCTGGCAAGTTGAGCTATCACGAGCTACTCGGCGAACTGGCCGAAGGCGCCGCCAAACGGGTATTGCCGGCGGAGATTCGCTTGTCGATCCGTCAGGTGGCGCTGCATCGCAGTGAAGACGCGGCGGACCAAGTCGCGGCTCCAGCGCAGACCGTCTAA
- a CDS encoding cold-shock protein: MATRETGNVKWFNDAKGYGFIQREDGVDVFVHYRAIRGEGHRSLTEGQQVEYAVVTGEKGLQAEDVVGL; the protein is encoded by the coding sequence ATGGCTACGCGCGAAACCGGCAATGTGAAGTGGTTCAACGACGCCAAGGGCTATGGCTTCATTCAGCGCGAGGACGGGGTCGACGTGTTCGTGCACTACCGCGCGATCCGCGGCGAAGGGCATCGCTCGCTGACTGAAGGTCAGCAGGTTGAGTACGCGGTGGTGACCGGGGAGAAGGGCTTGCAGGCTGAGGATGTTGTAGGCCTCTGA
- a CDS encoding putative RNA methyltransferase — protein MLACPICSEPLNAVDNGVACPAGHRFDRARQGYLNLLPVQHKNSRDPGDNLAMVEARRDFLNAGHYAPVAKRLAELAAQYAPQRWLDIGCGEGYYTAQIAEALPNADGYALDISREAVKRACKRNPALTWLIASMARVPLASGSCQFLASVFSPLDWEEAKRLLSPGGGLMKVGPTSGHLMELRERLYDEVREYTDDKHLALVPEGMALQHSETLEFKLTLVSGLDRANLLAMTPHGWRASAERRAAVIEQVEPFEVTVSMRYDYFVLQ, from the coding sequence ATGCTTGCGTGTCCGATCTGCAGCGAACCGCTGAACGCGGTGGACAACGGCGTGGCTTGCCCCGCCGGGCATCGTTTCGACCGTGCGCGGCAGGGTTACCTGAACCTGTTGCCGGTGCAGCACAAGAACAGCCGCGACCCTGGGGATAACCTGGCGATGGTCGAAGCCCGTCGCGACTTTTTGAACGCCGGCCATTACGCGCCGGTGGCCAAGCGTCTGGCGGAACTGGCGGCGCAGTACGCGCCCCAGCGCTGGCTGGACATCGGTTGTGGCGAGGGTTACTACACCGCGCAAATCGCCGAAGCCTTGCCCAACGCCGACGGCTATGCGCTGGACATTTCCCGGGAAGCGGTCAAACGCGCCTGCAAACGCAACCCTGCGCTGACCTGGTTGATTGCCAGCATGGCCCGCGTGCCATTGGCCTCCGGCAGTTGCCAGTTTCTCGCCAGTGTTTTCAGCCCGCTGGACTGGGAGGAAGCCAAACGCCTGCTCAGCCCCGGCGGCGGCTTGATGAAAGTCGGGCCGACCAGCGGCCATCTGATGGAATTGCGCGAGCGGCTGTACGACGAAGTGCGCGAGTACACCGATGACAAGCACTTGGCATTGGTGCCAGAAGGCATGGCGCTGCAGCACAGCGAAACCCTGGAGTTCAAACTGACGTTGGTCAGTGGTCTGGATCGCGCGAACCTGTTGGCCATGACACCCCACGGCTGGCGCGCCAGTGCCGAACGCCGGGCGGCGGTCATCGAACAAGTCGAACCGTTCGAGGTCACTGTTTCGATGCGCTACGATTATTTCGTACTTCAATAA
- the dapE gene encoding succinyl-diaminopimelate desuccinylase, which produces MTAHADLSPTLQLAIDLIRRPSVTPIDADCQKQMMQRLGDAGFKLEPMRIEDVDNFWATHGKHEGPVLCFAGHTDVVPTGPVTAWQIDPFNAVIDEHGMLCGRGAADMKGSLAAMTVAAERFVADYPDHKGKVAFLITSDEEGPAHHGTKAVVERLAARKERLDWCIVGEPSSTTLVGDVVKNGRRGSLGAKLTVRGVQGHVAYPHLAKNPIHLAAPALAELAAEHWDHGNDFFPPTSFQISNVNSGTGATNVIPGDLVAVFNFRFSTESTVEGLQKRVADILDKHALDWHIDWALSGLPFLTEPGALLDAVSASIKDVTGRETKASTSGGTSDGRFIATMGTQVVELGPVNATIHQVNERVLAADLDVLTEIYYQTLIKLLA; this is translated from the coding sequence ATGACGGCCCACGCCGACCTTTCGCCGACCCTCCAACTCGCCATCGACCTGATCCGTCGTCCGTCCGTGACGCCGATCGACGCCGATTGCCAGAAGCAGATGATGCAGCGCCTGGGCGATGCCGGTTTCAAACTGGAACCGATGCGCATCGAAGATGTGGATAACTTCTGGGCGACTCACGGTAAACACGAAGGCCCGGTGCTGTGCTTCGCCGGCCACACCGACGTGGTCCCGACCGGTCCGGTAACCGCCTGGCAGATCGATCCGTTCAACGCGGTGATCGACGAGCACGGCATGCTTTGCGGTCGTGGCGCAGCAGACATGAAAGGCAGCCTCGCGGCCATGACCGTAGCCGCTGAGCGCTTCGTCGCCGACTACCCGGACCACAAGGGCAAGGTCGCTTTCCTGATCACCAGCGATGAGGAAGGCCCGGCGCATCACGGCACCAAGGCTGTGGTTGAACGCCTCGCCGCCCGTAAGGAACGTCTGGACTGGTGCATCGTCGGCGAACCGTCGAGTACGACCCTGGTGGGTGACGTGGTCAAGAATGGCCGTCGCGGCTCCCTCGGCGCCAAACTGACCGTACGCGGTGTGCAGGGTCACGTGGCCTATCCGCACCTGGCAAAGAACCCGATCCATCTCGCTGCCCCGGCGCTGGCCGAACTGGCCGCCGAGCACTGGGACCACGGCAACGATTTCTTCCCGCCAACCAGTTTCCAGATTTCCAACGTCAATTCCGGCACCGGCGCGACCAACGTGATCCCGGGTGATCTGGTGGCGGTGTTCAACTTCCGCTTCTCCACCGAATCCACCGTCGAAGGCCTGCAAAAACGCGTCGCCGATATTCTCGATAAGCATGCTCTGGACTGGCACATCGACTGGGCGCTGTCCGGCCTGCCGTTCCTCACCGAACCGGGCGCCCTGCTGGACGCGGTATCGGCGAGCATCAAGGACGTTACCGGTCGCGAGACCAAGGCGTCCACCAGCGGCGGTACCTCCGACGGGCGCTTCATCGCGACCATGGGAACTCAAGTTGTCGAGCTGGGCCCGGTCAATGCGACGATCCACCAGGTCAACGAGCGCGTACTGGCGGCCGACCTTGATGTGCTGACCGAAATCTACTACCAGACCCTGATCAAGTTGCTCGCCTGA
- a CDS encoding glycosyltransferase, giving the protein MSSRKFGLNLVVVLAIAALFTGFWALVNRPVTAPNWPEQISGFSYSPFQQGQYPQKAQYPTDDEMRRDLEIMSKLTDNIRTYSVDGTLENIPKLAEEFGLRVTLGIWISPDEERNEREITRAIEIANSSRSVVRVIVGNEAIFRKEITAAELSLILDRVRAAVKVPVTTSEQWHVWEENPSLAKHVDLIAAHVLPYWEFVPVDKAGQFVLDRARDLKKMFPKKPLLLSEVGWPSNGRMRGGADASPADQAIYLRTLVNKLNRQGFNYFVIEAFDQPWKASDEGSVGAYWGVFNAARQQKFNFEGPVVAIPQWRVLAIGSVVLALLSLTLLMIDGSALRQRGRTFLTFIAFLCGSVLVWIGYDYSQQYSTWFSLTVGFLLALGALGVFIVLLTEAHELAEAVWTHKRRREFLPVVGDSHYRPKVSIHVPCYNEPPEMVKQTLNALANLDYPDFEVLIIDNNTKDPAVWEPVRDYCETLGPRFKFFHVAPLAGFKGGALNYLIPHTAKDAEVIAVIDSDYCVDPNWLKHMVPHFADPKIAVVQSPQDYRDQNESTFKKLCYAEYKGFFHIGMVTRNDRDAIIQHGTMTMTRRSVLEELGWADWCICEDAELGLRVFEKGLSAAYYHTSYGKGLMPDTFIDFKKQRFRWAYGAIQIIKRHTASLLRGKDTELTRGQRYHFLAGWLPWVADGMNIFFTVGALLWSAAMIIVPQRVDPPLLIFAIPPLALFVFKVGKIIFLYRRAVGVNLKDAFCAALAGLALSHTIAKAVLYGFFTSSIPFFRTPKNADNHGFWVAISEAREEVFIMLLLWGAALGIFLVQGLPSNDMRFWVTMLLVQSLPYLAALIMAFLSSLPKPVAEATTAPAV; this is encoded by the coding sequence ATGTCATCGCGTAAATTTGGACTCAACCTGGTCGTGGTTCTTGCAATCGCCGCCTTGTTTACCGGTTTCTGGGCGCTGGTCAATCGCCCCGTCACCGCCCCCAACTGGCCTGAACAGATCTCCGGCTTTTCGTACTCGCCGTTTCAGCAAGGCCAGTATCCGCAAAAAGCTCAGTACCCGACCGACGATGAAATGCGTCGCGATCTGGAGATCATGAGCAAGCTGACGGACAACATCCGCACCTACTCGGTCGACGGCACGCTGGAGAACATTCCCAAACTGGCGGAAGAATTCGGCCTGCGGGTGACCCTGGGGATCTGGATCAGCCCGGACGAAGAGCGCAACGAACGCGAGATCACTCGCGCCATTGAAATCGCCAACTCCTCGCGCAGCGTGGTTCGCGTGATTGTCGGTAACGAGGCGATCTTCCGTAAGGAAATTACCGCGGCGGAGCTGAGCCTGATCCTGGATCGCGTCCGCGCGGCCGTAAAGGTTCCGGTCACCACCTCTGAACAGTGGCACGTCTGGGAAGAAAACCCGAGCCTGGCCAAGCACGTCGACCTGATCGCCGCTCACGTTCTGCCCTACTGGGAGTTCGTTCCGGTGGACAAGGCCGGCCAGTTCGTTCTCGACCGCGCCCGTGACCTGAAAAAGATGTTCCCGAAAAAACCGCTGCTGCTCTCCGAAGTCGGCTGGCCGAGCAACGGCCGCATGCGTGGTGGCGCCGATGCGTCGCCGGCGGACCAGGCGATTTACCTGCGCACGTTGGTCAACAAGCTCAACCGCCAGGGCTTCAACTACTTCGTGATCGAAGCGTTTGACCAACCGTGGAAAGCCAGTGACGAAGGTTCGGTGGGCGCGTATTGGGGCGTGTTCAACGCCGCGCGTCAGCAGAAATTCAACTTCGAAGGCCCGGTCGTCGCGATCCCGCAATGGCGCGTGTTGGCTATCGGCTCGGTCGTGCTGGCCCTGCTGTCGCTGACCCTGCTGATGATCGACGGCTCGGCCCTGCGCCAACGTGGCCGCACCTTCCTGACCTTTATCGCGTTTCTGTGCGGTTCGGTGCTGGTGTGGATCGGTTATGACTACAGCCAGCAATACAGCACTTGGTTCAGCCTGACGGTGGGGTTCTTGCTCGCCCTCGGTGCACTCGGGGTGTTTATCGTTCTGCTCACCGAGGCCCACGAACTGGCCGAAGCGGTCTGGACCCACAAACGCCGGCGAGAATTCCTGCCGGTAGTGGGCGATTCGCACTACCGACCGAAAGTGTCGATCCACGTACCTTGCTACAACGAGCCGCCGGAGATGGTCAAACAGACCCTCAACGCCTTGGCCAACCTCGACTATCCGGACTTCGAAGTCCTGATCATCGACAACAACACCAAAGACCCGGCGGTCTGGGAACCGGTGCGCGATTATTGCGAAACCCTCGGCCCGCGCTTCAAGTTCTTCCACGTTGCACCGTTGGCCGGTTTCAAGGGTGGCGCGCTGAATTACCTGATTCCGCACACCGCCAAGGATGCCGAAGTGATTGCGGTGATCGACTCGGACTACTGTGTCGACCCGAACTGGCTCAAGCACATGGTGCCGCACTTCGCCGACCCGAAAATCGCCGTGGTGCAGTCGCCACAGGATTACCGCGACCAGAACGAAAGCACCTTCAAGAAGCTCTGCTACGCGGAATACAAAGGCTTCTTCCACATCGGCATGGTCACCCGCAACGACCGTGACGCGATCATCCAGCACGGCACCATGACCATGACCCGGCGCTCGGTGCTCGAGGAACTGGGCTGGGCCGACTGGTGCATCTGTGAAGACGCCGAGTTGGGTCTGCGCGTGTTCGAAAAAGGTCTGTCGGCGGCGTATTACCACACCAGCTACGGCAAAGGCCTGATGCCCGATACCTTTATCGACTTCAAGAAACAGCGTTTCCGCTGGGCCTACGGGGCGATTCAGATCATCAAGCGTCACACCGCCAGCCTGCTGCGCGGCAAGGACACCGAACTGACCCGTGGCCAGCGTTACCACTTCCTCGCGGGGTGGTTGCCGTGGGTGGCGGATGGCATGAACATCTTCTTCACCGTCGGCGCGTTGTTGTGGTCGGCGGCGATGATCATCGTGCCGCAACGGGTCGATCCACCGCTGCTGATTTTCGCAATCCCACCGTTGGCGCTGTTCGTGTTCAAGGTCGGCAAGATCATCTTCCTCTACCGCCGTGCGGTCGGGGTCAACCTCAAGGATGCGTTCTGCGCGGCATTGGCAGGGCTGGCGTTGTCGCACACCATCGCCAAAGCGGTGCTGTACGGTTTCTTCACCAGCAGCATTCCGTTCTTCCGCACCCCGAAAAACGCTGATAACCACGGCTTCTGGGTGGCGATTTCGGAAGCCCGCGAAGAGGTGTTCATCATGCTGCTGCTGTGGGGCGCGGCGCTGGGGATCTTCCTGGTGCAGGGCCTGCCGAGCAACGACATGCGCTTCTGGGTGACCATGTTGCTGGTGCAGTCGCTGCCGTACCTGGCGGCGCTGATCATGGCGTTCCTGTCTTCGCTGCCCAAACCGGTAGCCGAAGCCACGACCGCACCGGCTGTCTAA
- the tcdA gene encoding tRNA cyclic N6-threonylcarbamoyladenosine(37) synthase TcdA — protein MSTEDPRFAGIARLYGIEGLERLRAAHVAIVGVGGVGSWAAEAVARCGVGEISLFDLDDVCVSNVNRQLHALDSTVGQPKVEVMAERLRGINPDCTVHAVADFVTRETMAEYITPNIDCVIDCIDSVNAKAALIAWCKRRKIQIITTGGAGGQIDPTLIQVCDLNRTFNDPLASKVRSTLRRDYGFSRTVTRHYSVPCVFSTEQLRYPKPDGSICLQKSFVGDGVKLDCAGGFGAVMMVTATFGMVAATKAVDKIVAGVRRPADRIKPD, from the coding sequence ATGAGTACAGAAGATCCGCGGTTTGCTGGCATCGCCCGCTTGTATGGCATCGAAGGCCTTGAGCGCTTGCGCGCGGCCCATGTGGCGATCGTCGGCGTCGGTGGCGTCGGCTCCTGGGCGGCGGAAGCCGTTGCCCGGTGTGGTGTGGGCGAGATTTCGCTGTTCGACCTGGACGACGTCTGTGTCAGCAACGTTAACCGTCAACTGCATGCGCTGGACAGCACCGTTGGCCAGCCCAAGGTCGAGGTGATGGCCGAGCGCCTGCGCGGGATCAATCCGGACTGCACGGTGCATGCGGTGGCGGACTTCGTCACCCGTGAAACCATGGCCGAGTACATCACGCCGAACATCGACTGCGTGATTGACTGCATCGACAGCGTCAACGCCAAAGCGGCGCTGATCGCCTGGTGCAAGCGACGCAAGATCCAGATCATCACCACTGGCGGCGCGGGGGGGCAGATCGACCCGACACTGATCCAGGTCTGCGACCTGAACCGCACGTTCAACGATCCGCTGGCGTCGAAAGTGCGCTCCACCTTGCGCCGCGACTACGGCTTCTCCCGTACCGTGACCCGTCACTACAGCGTGCCGTGCGTGTTTTCCACCGAGCAACTGCGCTACCCGAAACCGGATGGCAGTATTTGCTTGCAGAAGAGTTTCGTCGGTGACGGCGTGAAGCTCGACTGCGCCGGGGGCTTTGGCGCGGTGATGATGGTGACGGCGACGTTCGGCATGGTCGCGGCGACCAAGGCTGTGGATAAGATTGTGGCGGGGGTTCGGCGCCCGGCGGATCGAATCAAGCCTGACTGA
- a CDS encoding SufE family protein, with the protein MTLPADAVTALDTFQKTASWEQRARLLMQWGDRLPALSDADKVEANRVHGCESQVWLVGALQDGHWQFSASSDARLIRGLVALLLARVNGLSAAELQQVDLPDWFNQLGLSRQLSSSRSNGLNAVLQRMRELAA; encoded by the coding sequence ATGACCTTGCCCGCCGATGCCGTCACGGCGCTGGACACTTTTCAGAAGACTGCGAGCTGGGAACAGCGGGCACGGTTGCTGATGCAATGGGGCGACCGCCTGCCTGCATTGAGCGATGCGGATAAAGTCGAAGCCAACCGCGTGCATGGCTGTGAAAGCCAGGTGTGGCTGGTCGGTGCGCTGCAGGACGGTCATTGGCAGTTCAGCGCCAGCAGCGATGCGCGGTTGATTCGCGGGTTGGTGGCGCTGCTGCTGGCACGGGTCAATGGGTTGTCGGCAGCTGAACTGCAGCAGGTGGATTTACCGGATTGGTTTAATCAGCTAGGCCTGTCGCGGCAGTTGTCGTCGTCGCGCAGCAATGGCCTCAACGCCGTGCTACAGCGAATGCGAGAACTCGCCGCCTGA
- a CDS encoding aminotransferase class V-fold PLP-dependent enzyme, translating to MMIPSPWRADFPAIAALQRQDQTYLDNAATTQKPQALLDALAHYYANGAANVHRAQHLPGAHATQAFENSRSKVAQWLNTGDCGQIIFTHGATSALNLLAYGLEHVFNPGDEIVISALEHHANLLPWQQLAHRRGLKLVILPLDADGLIDLEAAAHLIGPRTRLLAVSQLSNVLGAWQPLPALLAMAKAHNALTVVDGAQGVVHGRHDVQALGCDFYVFSSHKLYGPDGLGALFGRHEALEQLRPWQFGGEMVLDANYHDARFRPAPLGFEAGTPPISSVIGLGATLDYLAGLDQDAVSAHEAALHDYLLKGLEARNGIRLLGKPQLALASFVVEGVHNADLAHLLTEQGIAVRAGHHCAMPLLKSFELAGAIRVSLALYNDSEDLERFFEALDQALELLR from the coding sequence ATGATGATTCCCTCTCCCTGGCGCGCCGATTTCCCGGCCATCGCCGCTCTGCAACGGCAAGACCAGACTTATCTGGACAACGCCGCCACCACGCAAAAACCTCAAGCCCTGCTGGATGCCCTGGCGCATTACTACGCCAACGGCGCGGCCAACGTGCATCGGGCGCAACACTTGCCCGGCGCCCATGCCACCCAGGCGTTCGAGAACAGCCGCAGCAAAGTTGCGCAATGGCTCAATACCGGCGATTGCGGGCAAATCATCTTTACCCACGGCGCAACATCCGCGCTGAACCTCCTGGCCTATGGCCTGGAACACGTATTCAATCCGGGCGATGAAATTGTCATCAGCGCCCTGGAGCATCACGCCAACCTGTTGCCGTGGCAGCAACTGGCCCACCGTCGCGGCTTGAAGCTGGTGATCCTGCCACTGGATGCCGACGGATTGATTGACCTTGAAGCCGCCGCTCACCTGATCGGCCCGCGTACACGCCTGCTGGCGGTCAGTCAGCTGTCCAACGTGCTCGGTGCCTGGCAGCCGCTGCCCGCGTTGCTGGCGATGGCCAAGGCGCACAACGCGCTGACCGTGGTCGACGGCGCTCAAGGCGTGGTCCATGGCCGGCATGACGTGCAGGCGCTGGGTTGCGACTTCTATGTGTTTTCCAGCCACAAACTCTACGGCCCGGATGGCCTGGGGGCGCTGTTCGGTCGTCATGAAGCGCTCGAGCAACTGCGCCCATGGCAGTTCGGCGGCGAAATGGTGCTGGATGCCAACTACCACGACGCACGCTTTCGTCCCGCGCCGCTGGGGTTCGAGGCGGGTACGCCGCCGATTTCCAGCGTGATTGGCCTGGGGGCGACCCTGGATTATCTGGCCGGGCTGGATCAGGACGCCGTGTCCGCCCACGAAGCGGCGCTGCACGACTATTTGCTCAAAGGCCTTGAAGCGCGCAACGGCATCCGCCTGCTGGGCAAGCCACAATTGGCACTGGCCAGTTTTGTCGTCGAGGGCGTGCATAACGCTGATCTGGCGCATTTGCTGACCGAACAGGGAATCGCCGTACGCGCCGGTCATCATTGCGCCATGCCGCTGCTCAAAAGCTTTGAACTGGCCGGGGCAATTCGGGTGTCGTTGGCGTTGTACAACGATTCGGAAGATCTTGAGCGCTTTTTTGAAGCGCTGGATCAGGCCCTGGAGTTGTTGCGATGA